The Toxotes jaculatrix isolate fToxJac2 chromosome 21, fToxJac2.pri, whole genome shotgun sequence genome includes a region encoding these proteins:
- the oat gene encoding ornithine aminotransferase, mitochondrial yields the protein MKGMILQLSRSLSRAAPVLRRSVHSGTRPASTAASKLRAERPLTSEEIYAREDKHGAHNYHPLPVALERGQGIYVWDVEGNRYYDFLSAYSAVNQGHCHPKIIAALNAQASKLTLTSRAFYNNVLGAYEEYITTMFGYDKVLPMNTGVEGGETACKLARKWAYNVKGVPKNKAKIIFAEGNFWGRTMAAISSSTDPSSYEGFGPYMPGFEIVPYNDIPALEKALQDPNVAAFMVEPIQGEAGVVVPDHGYLTKVRELCTKYNVLWIADEVQTGLARTGRRLAVDHEEVRPDMVILGKALSGGVYPVSAVLCDDEIMLTIKPGEHGSTYGGNPVACQVAIAALQVLEEEKLAENAQRMGELLRAELSKLPKDIVTTVRGKGLLNAVVIKETKDYDAWKVCLRLRDNGLLAKPTHGDIIRLAPPLIIKEHELQECVDIIQRTIMSF from the exons ATGAAGGGAATGATTCTCCAGCTCAGCCGCAGTCTGAGCCGTGCTGCCCCTGTTCTCCGACGCAGTGTCCACTCTGGGACACGTCCCGCCTCCACCGCCGCCTCCAAACTAAGGGCTGAACGCCCACTCACCTCAGAGGAGATCTACGCCCGTGAGGACAAGCATGGAGCGCACAACTACCATCCCCTGCCTGTGGCCTTAGAGAGAGGGCAGG ggATCTATGTATGGGATGTGGAGGGCAATCGGTATTATGACTTCCTGAGTGCTTACAGTGCAGTAAACCAGGGGCACTGCCACCCTAAGATCATAGCTGCTCTCAACGCCCAGGCCTCCAAACTCACCCTGACCTCCAGAGCATTCTACAACAATGTGCTGGGAGCCTACGAGGAGTACATCACAACCATGTTTGGCTATGACAAAGTTTTGCCCATGAATACAG GTGTTGAAGGTGGTGAGACTGCCTGCAAGCTTGCCCGCAAGTGGGCTTACAATGTAAAGGGGGTTCCCAAAAACAAGGCCAAAATCATTTTTGCAG AGGGAAACTTCTGGGGCCGCACCATGGCAGCCATCTCCAGCTCCACTGACCCCAGCAGTTATGAAGGCTTCGGTCCCTACATGCCAGGGTTTGAGATTGTCCCATACAACGACATTCCTGCACTGGAG aaagCCCTTCAAGACCCAAATGTGGCAGCTTTCATGGTGGAGCCCATTCAGGGTGAGGCTGGGGTGGTGGTGCCTGACCATGGCTACCTTACCAAAGTCAGAGAACTTTGCACCAAATACAAT GTGTTGTGGATTGCTGATGAGGTGCAGACAGGTTTGGCACGAACTGGCCGGCGGCTGGCTGTGGACCACGAGGAAGTCCGACCAGATATGGTGATTCTGGGCAAAGCTCTTTCTGGAGGAGTTTACCCT GtatctgctgtgctgtgtgatgaCGAGATAATGCTGACCATCAAGCCCGGGGAACATGGGTCCACATATGGAGGTAACCCTGTGGCCTGTCAGGTTGCTATCGCTGCACTTCAG GTGCTCGAGGAGGAGAAGCTGGCAGAGAACGCTCAGAGGATGGGAGAGCTGCTGCGCGCTGAGCTGAGCAAACTGCCCAAAGACATTGTGACAACAGTCAGAGGAAAAGGCCTCCTCAATGCGGTCGTCATCAAGGAGACCAAAG ACTACGATGCTTGGAAGGTGTGCCTACGTCTCCGTGACAACGGACTGCTGGCAAAGCCCACCCACGGCGACATCATCCGCCTGGCCCCTCCCCTCATCATTAAAGAGCACGAGCTGCAGGAATGTGTCGACATCATCCAGAGAACCATCATGTCCTTCTAA